In Halorientalis sp. LT38, a genomic segment contains:
- the cyoE gene encoding heme o synthase, with the protein MTAPAALLSLIKPRIAGLLCLTGVTASVAAGGLPLLDLLAFAVAGVGMAGGAAALNCYYDRDIDPKMDRTADRPLATGAVAPRAALSFAAALLLGATLLALWRLPPVAVAYMWLGVLSYVGLYTVLLKRRHWLGVVLGGSAGSFPVLAGWTAVRPLALPAVVMAALVFVWTPAHAWALAVVYREDFAAAEIPTLPVVAAPSRVRRGVWVSALATVGTAGLLVPFAGPVYAGAVLPAAALFGLAYRPFARRGGDARAVRAFFSSNVFLAAVFLGWAVSGITDAPVVAVAVALGTVGLFVGIWSRRPALDGVRAAPGPDWAGLATRARDRLTVELGGL; encoded by the coding sequence GTGACCGCACCTGCCGCGCTGCTGTCGCTGATCAAGCCACGGATCGCCGGCCTGCTCTGCCTGACCGGCGTGACCGCGAGCGTCGCGGCCGGCGGCCTGCCACTTCTGGACCTGCTCGCGTTCGCCGTCGCCGGGGTCGGCATGGCCGGCGGTGCCGCGGCGCTGAACTGCTACTACGACCGGGACATCGACCCGAAGATGGACCGCACGGCCGATCGACCGCTCGCGACGGGGGCGGTCGCCCCGCGAGCCGCGCTGTCGTTCGCCGCCGCCCTGCTGCTCGGGGCGACGCTGCTCGCGCTGTGGCGGCTCCCGCCGGTCGCTGTCGCCTACATGTGGCTCGGCGTCCTCTCCTACGTCGGGCTGTACACGGTCCTGCTGAAGCGCCGGCACTGGCTCGGCGTGGTTCTCGGCGGCTCGGCCGGTTCCTTCCCCGTCCTCGCGGGGTGGACGGCCGTGCGGCCGCTCGCGCTCCCGGCGGTCGTCATGGCGGCGCTGGTGTTCGTCTGGACCCCCGCCCACGCGTGGGCGCTCGCGGTGGTGTACCGCGAGGACTTCGCCGCCGCCGAGATTCCGACGCTCCCGGTGGTCGCCGCCCCCTCGCGGGTTCGCCGCGGTGTGTGGGTCTCGGCGCTCGCGACCGTCGGGACGGCCGGCCTGCTCGTTCCGTTCGCCGGCCCCGTCTACGCGGGGGCCGTGCTCCCCGCGGCGGCGCTGTTCGGACTCGCCTACCGGCCCTTCGCGCGGCGAGGCGGGGACGCCCGGGCCGTCCGGGCCTTCTTCTCGTCGAACGTGTTCCTCGCGGCCGTGTTCCTCGGCTGGGCCGTCTCGGGGATCACGGACGCACCGGTCGTCGCGGTCGCAGTCGCCCTCGGGACGGTCGGGCTGTTCGTCGGCATCTGGTCGCGTCGCCCGGCACTCGACGGCGTCCGGGCCGCGCCCGGGCCGGACTGGGCCGGGCTGGCGACGCGGGCTCGCGACCGGCTGACGGTGGAACTCGGCGGCCTCTGA
- a CDS encoding DUF7475 family protein, which produces MTAQSTATRREESLLELPSHPLGYVAALAAVVTGVIHLLLASRVAGFDATLAALFALNGLGFLTGTALYVSRYWRRELYLVAALYALVTILALFVFQGFGVEAFFVEGSLNPIAVLSKAAEAVLATCAGVLYVQTSP; this is translated from the coding sequence ATGACGGCTCAGTCGACCGCGACTCGGCGGGAGGAATCGCTACTCGAACTGCCGTCGCATCCGCTCGGGTACGTGGCCGCGCTCGCGGCCGTCGTCACGGGGGTGATCCACCTGCTGCTCGCCTCGCGAGTCGCCGGCTTCGACGCGACGCTCGCGGCACTGTTCGCGCTGAACGGTCTCGGATTCCTGACCGGGACCGCGCTGTACGTGAGCCGGTACTGGCGACGCGAACTCTACCTCGTCGCGGCGCTGTACGCGCTCGTGACCATCCTCGCCCTGTTCGTCTTCCAGGGGTTCGGCGTCGAGGCGTTCTTCGTGGAGGGGAGCCTCAATCCGATAGCCGTCCTCTCGAAGGCCGCCGAGGCGGTCCTGGCGACCTGTGCGGGCGTGCTCTACGTGCAGACCTCGCCCTGA
- a CDS encoding TenA family protein, with amino-acid sequence MSVEEGGPDRYTTRLRERTGPDWTAATEHRFTEELAAGEIADDAMARYLVQDFRFVETLASVVGYAAAQAHDTAAKAELGEFLTVVATDETDYFERSFDALDVPARERTDPEPWPVTQAFEDLLLSAARDGGYAETLSVLVPVEWVYLTWADRAADGERPDRFYLDEWIEIHAVEAFADFVEWLRAELDRVGPELPDRRQRRVARNFERAVALEVEFFDAVYEG; translated from the coding sequence ATGAGCGTCGAGGAGGGAGGCCCCGACCGCTACACGACCCGGCTCCGCGAGCGCACGGGTCCGGACTGGACCGCCGCCACCGAGCACCGGTTCACCGAGGAACTCGCGGCGGGCGAGATCGCCGACGACGCGATGGCCCGCTATCTCGTCCAGGACTTCCGGTTCGTGGAGACGCTCGCGAGCGTCGTCGGCTACGCCGCCGCGCAGGCCCACGACACGGCGGCGAAAGCCGAACTCGGCGAGTTCCTCACCGTCGTCGCGACCGACGAGACCGACTACTTCGAGCGCTCGTTCGACGCGCTCGACGTCCCGGCCAGAGAGCGCACCGACCCCGAGCCCTGGCCGGTGACGCAGGCCTTCGAGGACCTGCTGCTCTCGGCTGCCCGTGACGGCGGGTACGCCGAGACCCTCTCCGTGCTCGTCCCCGTCGAGTGGGTCTACCTGACCTGGGCCGACCGCGCCGCAGACGGCGAGCGGCCCGACCGGTTCTACCTCGACGAGTGGATCGAGATTCACGCGGTCGAGGCGTTCGCGGACTTCGTGGAGTGGCTGCGTGCGGAACTGGACCGCGTCGGTCCAGAACTCCCCGACCGACGTCAGCGACGGGTCGCACGGAACTTCGAGCGGGCCGTGGCCCTCGAAGTCGAGTTCTTCGACGCCGTGTACGAGGGCTGA
- the tenA gene encoding thiaminase II, whose protein sequence is MTFTAELREAVDPVWGAIHDHEMVRRLGDGTLDEEPFRYWVKQDYVYLIEYGRVFAHGAARAPSLERLGTFAELLDETINTEMDLHRSYAAEFGISEAELEATQPSPTTRAYTDFLVRTAATGTFGDLVAALLPCMWGFNETGERLAERGKPDHERYAAWIEMYSSDEFAELASWCRDLMDELAADAPADVRDRYRDLFVTSSRYEYMFWDAAWRLEEWPV, encoded by the coding sequence ATGACCTTCACGGCCGAGCTCCGCGAGGCAGTCGACCCCGTCTGGGGGGCCATCCACGACCACGAGATGGTCCGCCGGCTCGGGGACGGCACCCTCGACGAGGAACCGTTCCGCTACTGGGTGAAACAGGACTACGTCTACCTGATCGAGTACGGCCGGGTGTTCGCCCACGGCGCGGCGCGAGCCCCGTCGCTCGAGCGCCTGGGGACCTTCGCCGAGTTGCTCGACGAGACGATCAACACCGAGATGGACCTCCACCGCTCCTACGCCGCCGAGTTCGGCATCTCCGAGGCCGAACTGGAAGCGACCCAGCCCTCGCCCACCACTCGGGCGTACACCGACTTCCTCGTCCGGACGGCCGCGACCGGAACGTTCGGCGACCTCGTCGCCGCCCTCCTGCCCTGCATGTGGGGGTTCAACGAGACAGGCGAGCGACTGGCCGAGCGGGGGAAACCCGATCACGAACGGTACGCCGCCTGGATCGAGATGTATTCGAGCGACGAGTTCGCCGAACTGGCGTCCTGGTGTCGGGACCTGATGGACGAACTCGCCGCGGACGCGCCGGCCGACGTCCGGGACCGGTACCGCGACCTGTTCGTCACCTCCTCGCGCTACGAGTACATGTTCTGGGACGCCGCCTGGCGTCTGGAGGAGTGGCCGGTATGA
- a CDS encoding GNAT family N-acetyltransferase — translation MDVREATGDDVDRVGRIAEQSFQTSYSFSPLQIETLVETAFDPEEVRSRLDADDDHLFVAANEDGVIGFADVGFGDRALLRWLHVEPGHRGAGAGTALFDRVCEAAADRDLPLVGRILAEDEEGETFCEQFGFERAGKTELDFESETLYGYLYAEPGLGDIGSSDHEIPETVSEDGREFDVDTDEATPGTDGPFVRLFEDESDEEAWGYLCTNCESTSVGSDSLGRLECQNCGNKHLADQWDAAYF, via the coding sequence ATGGACGTCAGGGAGGCCACGGGAGACGACGTCGACCGGGTCGGTCGGATCGCCGAGCAGTCGTTCCAGACCTCGTACTCGTTTAGTCCCCTCCAGATCGAGACGCTCGTCGAGACGGCGTTCGACCCCGAGGAGGTGCGTTCGCGGCTCGACGCCGACGACGACCACCTGTTCGTCGCCGCGAACGAGGACGGCGTGATCGGGTTCGCCGACGTCGGTTTCGGCGACCGAGCGCTGCTGCGCTGGCTCCACGTCGAACCCGGCCACAGAGGAGCGGGCGCCGGCACGGCGCTGTTCGATCGGGTGTGCGAAGCGGCGGCGGATCGCGACCTCCCGCTCGTCGGTCGGATCCTCGCGGAGGACGAGGAGGGGGAGACGTTCTGCGAGCAGTTCGGCTTCGAGCGCGCCGGGAAGACGGAACTGGACTTCGAATCGGAGACGCTCTACGGCTACCTCTACGCCGAACCGGGACTCGGCGACATCGGGTCGTCCGACCACGAGATCCCGGAGACAGTCTCCGAGGACGGACGGGAGTTCGACGTCGACACCGACGAGGCCACCCCCGGCACGGACGGCCCCTTCGTCCGACTGTTCGAGGACGAGTCGGACGAGGAGGCCTGGGGGTACCTCTGCACGAACTGCGAGAGCACGAGCGTCGGATCGGACAGCCTCGGTCGCCTCGAGTGTCAGAATTGCGGGAACAAGCACCTCGCCGATCAGTGGGACGCCGCGTACTTCTGA
- a CDS encoding A/G-specific adenine glycosylase translates to MSEDATAALSGVDVPAVRSALIEWYEDDHRSFPWRRTEDPYEILVSEVMSQQTQLDRVVAAWEAFLDRWPTVADLAAADRADVVGFWTSHSLGYNNRAKYLHEAANQVVGEYDGEFPRDPDELSELMGVGPYTANAVASFAFNNGDAVVDTNVKRVLYRAFDVPDDDTEFEHAAAELLPEGKSRVWNNAIMELGGVACEKTPSCDAAGCPWRRWCHAYETGDFTAPDVPTQPEFEGSRRQMRGRVVNALRDDRELALDDLGPKVRVDYVPDGEFGREWLRGLLADLADDGLVEIVDREDGAVARLRR, encoded by the coding sequence ATGAGCGAGGACGCGACGGCGGCGCTGTCGGGGGTCGACGTGCCGGCGGTCAGGTCGGCCCTGATCGAGTGGTACGAGGACGACCACCGGTCGTTCCCCTGGCGACGGACCGAGGACCCCTACGAGATACTCGTCTCGGAGGTGATGAGCCAGCAGACCCAGCTGGACAGGGTGGTCGCGGCGTGGGAAGCGTTCCTCGACCGGTGGCCGACAGTGGCGGACCTGGCGGCGGCCGACCGCGCCGACGTGGTCGGGTTCTGGACCTCCCACAGCCTCGGGTACAACAACCGCGCGAAGTACCTCCACGAAGCGGCGAACCAGGTGGTCGGGGAGTACGACGGCGAGTTCCCGCGCGACCCCGACGAACTCTCCGAACTGATGGGCGTCGGTCCCTACACCGCCAACGCGGTGGCCTCCTTCGCGTTCAACAACGGCGACGCGGTGGTGGACACGAACGTCAAGCGCGTGCTCTACCGCGCCTTCGACGTGCCGGACGACGACACCGAGTTCGAGCATGCGGCCGCGGAACTGCTGCCCGAGGGAAAGTCTCGAGTCTGGAACAACGCGATCATGGAACTGGGTGGCGTGGCCTGCGAGAAGACGCCGTCCTGTGACGCCGCGGGCTGTCCCTGGCGACGGTGGTGTCACGCCTACGAGACGGGGGACTTCACGGCGCCGGACGTGCCGACCCAGCCCGAGTTCGAGGGCAGCAGACGGCAGATGCGCGGTCGGGTCGTCAACGCCCTGCGGGACGACCGCGAACTCGCGCTGGACGACCTGGGACCGAAGGTTCGCGTCGACTACGTGCCCGACGGCGAGTTCGGGCGGGAGTGGCTCCGCGGGCTGCTCGCGGATCTGGCCGACGACGGACTCGTCGAGATCGTCGACCGCGAGGACGGCGCGGTCGCGCGGCTCCGCAGGTAG
- a CDS encoding class I SAM-dependent methyltransferase → MKEAVRTNFDESVTAYDDYERRTGRFTALARLLRAEMAPRTGDVERILDAGAGTGVSTRVFGDWGRTVALDLSREMLREVSTGERVQGDFDHLPFADGSFDAVAFTASLFLTPDPGAAASEAARVLRPGGVVGAVAPLGWVRADGSDVFDELERESRSPTDANTVERALEDSFAVQTGTWRFATTAEDVRQFHAIPAMAARLYPRLPPEERVATARELLAGLDGTLEQRWRWVVGVTET, encoded by the coding sequence ATGAAGGAGGCCGTCCGCACGAACTTCGACGAGAGCGTCACCGCGTACGACGACTACGAGCGCCGGACCGGCCGGTTCACTGCCCTGGCTCGCCTGTTGCGAGCCGAGATGGCGCCGCGGACCGGCGACGTCGAGCGGATCCTCGACGCCGGCGCTGGCACTGGCGTCAGTACGCGCGTGTTCGGCGACTGGGGGCGGACGGTCGCGCTCGACCTCAGTCGCGAGATGCTCCGCGAGGTCTCGACCGGCGAGCGCGTCCAGGGCGACTTCGACCACCTCCCGTTCGCCGACGGGTCGTTCGACGCCGTGGCGTTCACCGCCTCGCTCTTTCTCACGCCCGACCCAGGAGCGGCGGCCAGCGAGGCCGCGCGCGTGCTCCGGCCGGGCGGCGTCGTCGGCGCGGTCGCACCGCTGGGCTGGGTGCGAGCGGACGGGAGCGACGTGTTCGACGAACTGGAGCGGGAGTCACGGTCCCCGACCGACGCGAACACGGTCGAGAGAGCGCTCGAGGACTCGTTCGCGGTCCAGACCGGGACGTGGCGGTTCGCGACGACCGCCGAGGACGTCCGACAGTTCCACGCCATCCCGGCGATGGCGGCCCGGCTCTATCCACGGTTGCCCCCCGAGGAGCGGGTGGCGACCGCCCGGGAGCTGCTGGCGGGCCTGGACGGGACCCTCGAACAGCGGTGGCGGTGGGTCGTCGGCGTCACCGAAACCTGA
- a CDS encoding DUF2267 domain-containing protein — MNFDEFTGTVQHRLEFPGTGQTVRAIRATLSTLGRRIPADAAEDLAASLPIEIKWYPTGAVDTHGERFDWSEFVARVAEIEGCDRADAAYHARVIVDFVREQVPESDFQELRDQLPESQETEHWGKLFEVVDAGGWNESQEAAVSGGRQGED; from the coding sequence ATGAACTTCGACGAGTTCACCGGCACCGTCCAGCACCGCCTCGAGTTCCCGGGCACCGGGCAGACCGTCCGCGCGATCCGGGCGACGCTGTCGACGCTGGGACGCCGCATCCCCGCCGACGCCGCCGAAGACCTCGCCGCGTCGCTCCCGATCGAGATCAAGTGGTATCCCACGGGTGCGGTCGACACCCACGGAGAGCGGTTCGACTGGTCCGAGTTCGTCGCCCGGGTCGCCGAGATCGAGGGGTGCGACCGGGCCGATGCGGCCTATCACGCCCGCGTCATCGTCGATTTCGTGCGCGAGCAGGTCCCCGAGTCGGACTTCCAGGAACTCCGCGACCAGTTGCCCGAGAGCCAGGAGACCGAACACTGGGGGAAGCTGTTCGAGGTCGTCGACGCCGGCGGCTGGAACGAATCCCAGGAAGCGGCGGTCAGCGGCGGACGGCAGGGAGAGGACTGA
- a CDS encoding NADPH-dependent FMN reductase translates to MSRPHVAAICGSLREESHTRKALVHALESAAETGGETELLDLREWDLPVYDADRGEAGDAPEFTARVRAADAILLGTPVYHGSYATPLKNALDYCGFDEFENKTVALLAVAGGAFPITALDHLRSVCRALNAWVVPHQAAIPRASSAFEGDAEDWEFVDESAAQRVAVLGERAVEYARIEPDPPCLEAAENVGADD, encoded by the coding sequence ATGTCGCGACCACACGTCGCTGCGATCTGTGGCAGCCTCCGCGAGGAGAGTCACACTCGCAAGGCGCTCGTCCACGCCCTGGAGTCGGCCGCCGAGACCGGGGGCGAGACCGAACTGCTCGACCTCCGGGAGTGGGACCTGCCGGTCTACGACGCCGACCGGGGCGAGGCCGGCGACGCCCCCGAGTTCACGGCGCGGGTGCGTGCGGCGGACGCCATCCTCCTCGGGACGCCGGTGTACCACGGCTCGTACGCCACGCCGCTGAAGAACGCGCTCGATTACTGCGGCTTCGACGAGTTCGAGAACAAGACGGTCGCGCTGCTGGCCGTCGCCGGCGGGGCCTTCCCGATCACAGCGCTCGACCACTTGCGTTCGGTCTGCCGGGCGCTGAACGCCTGGGTCGTCCCGCATCAGGCGGCGATTCCGCGCGCGAGCAGCGCCTTCGAGGGCGACGCAGAGGACTGGGAGTTCGTCGACGAGAGCGCGGCCCAGCGGGTGGCCGTGCTGGGCGAGCGCGCGGTCGAGTACGCGCGCATCGAACCGGACCCGCCGTGTCTGGAAGCCGCCGAGAACGTCGGCGCGGACGACTGA
- a CDS encoding YIP1 family protein encodes MTQWVENPTGGRDRGPVALARAWVEVLIRPRRFFRTGVAPGDQAPGLIFAAVVVLIEEATRLVLVPGAYPVLAGQPVASRALGLALAVVLVMPAALHLTAALQTLLLMATAPNRGGVSETVQVLAYATAPCVFAGPAIPELRVACTAFGAGLLVVGTAEVHDLPIWKAVPVVAVPAALVFGYGFRGFAAAGALLAEAGVTLGF; translated from the coding sequence GTGACCCAGTGGGTCGAGAATCCGACCGGCGGGCGGGACCGTGGCCCAGTCGCGCTCGCGCGGGCGTGGGTGGAGGTCCTGATCCGCCCCCGCCGGTTCTTCCGGACGGGCGTCGCCCCCGGCGATCAGGCGCCGGGGCTGATCTTCGCCGCCGTCGTGGTCCTGATCGAGGAGGCGACGCGGCTCGTCCTCGTTCCGGGGGCCTATCCCGTTCTCGCCGGCCAGCCGGTGGCCTCGCGCGCGCTGGGCCTCGCGCTCGCGGTCGTGCTCGTCATGCCGGCGGCCCTGCACCTGACGGCGGCGCTGCAAACGCTCCTGCTGATGGCGACCGCACCGAACCGCGGCGGCGTCAGCGAGACGGTGCAGGTGCTCGCGTACGCGACGGCACCCTGCGTCTTCGCCGGCCCGGCGATTCCGGAACTCAGGGTGGCCTGCACCGCGTTCGGGGCCGGGCTGCTGGTCGTCGGCACCGCCGAGGTCCACGACCTCCCGATCTGGAAGGCGGTCCCCGTCGTCGCGGTGCCGGCGGCGCTCGTCTTCGGCTACGGCTTCCGGGGGTTCGCCGCAGCGGGGGCCCTGCTGGCAGAGGCCGGCGTCACCCTCGGGTTTTAG
- a CDS encoding DHH family phosphoesterase gives MGSCIICGTSVEGHICETHQQDVVFEFRGTNADQLTPGRFYRGTVDGYAEFGVFVDIADRVTGLLHRSELDQRLESLEWEPGDAVYVQVKNVRDNGNIDLGWSIRQSEREFRGTLIDDPSEDFALLKENVESDDDDDDQGPVRHTVGDVSDDSGGRSRDAGQTGSQTDEGDAGADTDSDADSGADASAESTTPDRGSTGGSGGGAVVETEPQTTNEEQAAVELTQVAIETLEDRVGDDVRIEGEIVDIRQTSGPTVFELRDETAVVDCAAFEEAGVRAYPDVEEGDLVRLDGEVRKRRGELQVETEALIVLEDDEREAVSTRMADALTEQARPEDVEPLAEDPAVDAVIDGVREAATAVRRAVLEDRPVVVRHNATVDGYVGGVAIERATLPLVTEQHGAADAEYHYFDRRPVEDGVYDMQDATQDVTGMLDNRERHDEKLPLFVFVAAGATRESLDGFDLLSVYDAERVVVDSADADPEVGDAVDTLVSPSLTDADGSTTASAIAATIAAHVNGDVREELGHLPAVSFWEDAPASYVDLAAETGYDEDDTREIREAIALEAYYQSYEDKRELIADLLFPETDEERGLAGHVSEQFRTKLDAEVETAEANTERREVNGKDVLVLDTDAFAHRYEFPPTNLLLDELFRRHRDDVDVVVGLAKDELYLRNSGHLDVRAVAATAAEAAPNAGLHAKSTRDGCLEFLSGERDAVLDAVLDAVADTA, from the coding sequence ATGGGAAGCTGTATCATTTGCGGGACGTCTGTCGAGGGCCACATCTGCGAGACGCACCAGCAGGACGTGGTCTTCGAGTTCCGCGGTACGAACGCAGACCAGCTGACGCCGGGGCGGTTCTACCGAGGCACGGTCGACGGCTACGCCGAATTCGGCGTCTTCGTCGACATCGCCGACCGCGTGACCGGGCTCCTCCACCGGAGCGAACTCGACCAGCGACTCGAGAGCTTAGAGTGGGAGCCGGGCGACGCCGTCTACGTCCAGGTCAAGAACGTCCGCGACAACGGAAACATCGACCTCGGGTGGTCGATCCGCCAGTCCGAACGCGAGTTCCGCGGGACGCTGATCGACGACCCGAGCGAGGACTTCGCCCTGCTCAAAGAGAACGTCGAGAGCGACGATGACGACGACGACCAGGGACCGGTCCGCCACACCGTCGGCGACGTCTCGGACGACAGCGGTGGCCGCAGCCGGGACGCCGGCCAGACCGGTTCGCAGACCGACGAGGGCGACGCCGGTGCAGACACGGACTCCGACGCCGATTCCGGAGCCGACGCCAGCGCCGAGTCCACGACCCCGGACCGCGGTTCGACCGGGGGCTCGGGCGGCGGCGCGGTCGTCGAGACCGAGCCGCAGACGACCAACGAGGAGCAGGCCGCCGTCGAACTGACGCAGGTCGCCATCGAGACCCTGGAGGACCGCGTCGGCGACGACGTCCGCATCGAGGGCGAGATCGTCGACATCCGACAGACGAGCGGCCCGACGGTCTTCGAGTTGCGCGACGAGACGGCCGTCGTCGACTGCGCGGCCTTCGAGGAGGCCGGCGTCCGCGCCTACCCCGACGTCGAGGAGGGCGACCTCGTGCGACTCGACGGCGAGGTCCGGAAGCGACGCGGCGAACTGCAGGTCGAGACCGAGGCCCTCATCGTCCTCGAAGACGACGAGCGCGAGGCCGTCTCGACGCGGATGGCCGACGCGCTGACCGAGCAGGCCCGCCCGGAGGACGTCGAACCGCTGGCCGAGGACCCGGCAGTCGACGCCGTGATCGACGGCGTCCGCGAAGCCGCCACCGCCGTCCGACGCGCCGTCCTCGAGGACCGGCCGGTCGTCGTGCGCCACAACGCGACCGTCGACGGCTACGTCGGCGGCGTCGCGATCGAGCGCGCGACGCTCCCGCTGGTCACCGAGCAGCACGGCGCGGCCGACGCCGAGTACCACTACTTCGACCGCCGCCCAGTGGAGGACGGCGTCTACGACATGCAGGACGCCACCCAGGACGTGACCGGGATGCTCGACAACCGCGAACGCCACGACGAGAAACTCCCGCTGTTCGTCTTCGTCGCCGCCGGCGCCACCCGCGAGTCGTTGGACGGCTTCGACCTGCTGTCGGTGTACGACGCCGAGCGCGTCGTCGTCGACTCCGCCGACGCGGACCCGGAAGTCGGCGACGCCGTCGACACGCTGGTCTCCCCGTCGCTCACCGACGCGGACGGGTCGACCACCGCGAGCGCCATCGCCGCGACGATCGCCGCCCACGTCAACGGTGACGTGCGCGAGGAACTCGGCCACCTGCCCGCCGTGAGCTTCTGGGAGGACGCCCCCGCGTCCTACGTCGACCTGGCAGCCGAGACGGGCTACGACGAGGACGACACTCGCGAGATCCGCGAGGCCATCGCGCTGGAGGCCTACTACCAGTCCTACGAGGACAAGCGCGAACTGATCGCCGACCTCCTCTTCCCCGAGACCGACGAGGAGCGCGGGCTGGCCGGCCACGTCAGCGAGCAGTTCCGGACGAAACTCGACGCGGAGGTCGAGACGGCCGAGGCCAACACCGAGCGCCGCGAGGTCAACGGCAAAGACGTGCTCGTCCTCGACACGGACGCATTCGCCCACCGCTACGAGTTCCCGCCGACGAACCTGCTGCTCGACGAACTGTTCCGCCGGCACCGCGACGACGTGGACGTCGTCGTCGGACTGGCCAAGGACGAACTCTACCTGCGCAACTCGGGGCACCTGGACGTGCGCGCCGTCGCCGCGACGGCCGCCGAGGCGGCGCCGAACGCCGGGCTCCACGCCAAGAGTACGCGCGACGGCTGCCTCGAGTTCCTCTCGGGCGAGCGCGACGCGGTCCTCGACGCGGTCCTCGACGCGGTCGCCGACACGGCCTGA